A region of Streptomyces sp. TG1A-60 DNA encodes the following proteins:
- a CDS encoding TRAP transporter fused permease subunit: MSMATVPSEPRQRSAEDLVAEFEQERPARRLSPGVSAAVSVVCAGLSVFVLHAVFFPVAKGTQFYLTIFLAGTLPLIFLTHRGTVRVPALLLPWRRGDRTGAAGGAPAKAAVRHDNPAWFDWLLATAALAVCLYPLLEFDAFIERRQLPTSLDTVVGIAMIVLVLEACRRTTGWVLPAFCASFLVYAYYGGLLPYTWSLAHGGFDIDAIAAHYFMGTDGVYGVPLNVAGTYIVLFTIFGAVLDISGAGKFFIDLSFAAFRGSRSAPGRTVTAAGFLLGTVSGSGTATAVSLGSVAWPVLRRAGYSKEQGGGVLAAAGIGAILSPPTLGAAAFIIAEYLRESYLTVLLYALVPTLLYYLGILLAVEIDARKHHTRPVMDDEPTSALRLLGRFGYHFLSLFMIVGFMAMGLPPFKAVVYATALQFLLSFLDPTHRMAPRRLYQALAEGSKSVLPVVATCAAAGMIVAVVTQTGLGLNLASVIVDAAGALGDNPTVTLVLTVLFAAVAVSLLGLAVPVTASFIIAAVIIAPALLSLGVATHEAYMFIFYYAVLSEVSPPTAMAAAASAAITGGNPMRTMVATWKYSLPAFLVPFAFVLTDNGAHLLGTGGLWGVLWTTALSALAVAALAAATGGRLLGPAGPVERILCAAAALCLLYLEPVAITTGFASLALALGVHLVRRGQPALSVPTAGGNHAADTVTEGQLPS; encoded by the coding sequence ATGAGCATGGCAACGGTGCCGTCCGAGCCGAGGCAACGGTCAGCCGAGGATCTCGTGGCCGAGTTCGAGCAGGAGCGGCCGGCCCGCAGACTCTCCCCCGGGGTGTCGGCGGCCGTGTCCGTGGTGTGCGCCGGCCTGTCGGTGTTCGTGCTCCACGCGGTCTTCTTCCCGGTGGCGAAGGGCACCCAGTTCTACCTGACGATCTTCCTCGCGGGGACCCTCCCGCTGATCTTCCTGACCCACCGGGGGACGGTGCGGGTACCGGCACTGCTGCTGCCCTGGCGGCGCGGTGACCGCACCGGGGCCGCCGGCGGGGCGCCGGCGAAGGCGGCCGTCCGCCACGACAACCCGGCGTGGTTCGACTGGCTGCTCGCCACGGCGGCGCTCGCCGTGTGCCTGTACCCGCTGCTGGAGTTCGACGCCTTCATCGAGCGGCGCCAGCTGCCGACCTCGCTGGACACGGTGGTCGGCATCGCCATGATCGTGCTGGTCCTGGAGGCGTGCCGGCGCACCACCGGCTGGGTCCTGCCGGCCTTCTGCGCGAGCTTCCTGGTGTACGCGTACTACGGGGGGCTGCTGCCGTACACGTGGTCGCTGGCGCACGGCGGCTTCGACATCGACGCGATCGCGGCCCACTACTTCATGGGCACCGACGGCGTCTACGGCGTGCCGCTGAACGTGGCCGGCACCTACATCGTGCTGTTCACCATCTTCGGCGCCGTCCTCGACATCTCCGGTGCGGGCAAGTTCTTCATCGACCTGTCGTTCGCGGCCTTCCGCGGCTCCCGCAGTGCCCCCGGCCGCACGGTGACCGCCGCCGGCTTCCTCCTCGGCACGGTCTCCGGTTCCGGCACCGCGACCGCTGTCAGCCTGGGCTCGGTCGCCTGGCCCGTCCTGCGCCGGGCCGGCTACAGCAAGGAGCAGGGCGGCGGAGTGCTCGCCGCCGCCGGGATCGGCGCGATCCTCTCCCCGCCGACGCTGGGCGCCGCCGCGTTCATCATCGCCGAGTACCTGAGGGAGAGTTACCTCACCGTCCTGCTGTACGCGCTGGTGCCCACGCTGCTGTACTACCTGGGCATCCTCCTCGCGGTGGAGATCGACGCCCGCAAGCACCACACGCGGCCCGTGATGGACGACGAGCCCACCTCGGCACTGCGTCTGCTCGGCCGGTTCGGCTACCACTTCCTCTCCCTCTTCATGATCGTCGGCTTCATGGCGATGGGGCTGCCCCCGTTCAAGGCGGTGGTCTACGCGACGGCCCTGCAGTTCCTGCTGTCGTTCCTCGACCCGACGCACCGGATGGCGCCGCGACGGCTGTACCAGGCCCTCGCCGAGGGAAGCAAGTCGGTGCTGCCCGTCGTCGCCACGTGCGCCGCCGCGGGCATGATCGTCGCCGTCGTCACCCAGACCGGCCTCGGCCTGAACCTCGCCTCGGTAATCGTCGACGCGGCCGGGGCGCTCGGTGACAACCCGACCGTGACGCTCGTCCTGACCGTGCTCTTCGCGGCGGTGGCGGTGTCCCTCCTCGGGCTCGCGGTCCCGGTCACCGCCTCGTTCATCATCGCCGCGGTGATCATCGCGCCCGCTCTGCTCTCGCTGGGGGTCGCCACCCACGAGGCGTACATGTTCATCTTCTACTACGCCGTGCTCTCCGAGGTGAGCCCGCCGACGGCCATGGCGGCTGCCGCCTCGGCCGCCATCACCGGGGGCAACCCGATGCGCACGATGGTGGCGACCTGGAAGTACTCGCTGCCCGCGTTCCTGGTGCCGTTCGCCTTCGTGCTCACCGACAACGGCGCTCATCTGCTCGGCACGGGCGGCCTGTGGGGGGTCCTGTGGACCACCGCGCTCTCCGCTCTCGCCGTGGCCGCGCTGGCCGCGGCCACCGGAGGCCGGCTCCTCGGCCCGGCGGGCCCGGTGGAACGGATCCTGTGCGCAGCCGCCGCCCTGTGCCTCCTCTACCTCGAACCCGTAGCGATCACCACGGGCTTCGCGTCCCTCGCGCTCGCCCTCGGCGTGCACCTCGTGCGCCGCGGGCAGCCCGCCCTCTCGGTTCCCACCGCCGGTGGGAACCACGCAGCGGACACCGTCACGGAAGGACAACTCCCCTCATGA
- a CDS encoding HAMP domain-containing sensor histidine kinase: MRRRLLVIVFALVAGLIVALSLPLVRATAERTVQTSFIGRVEDGAWFADMAATALESGRTGRLEAAADRYAHLYDSRVAVVDADSETVVASRPVDLADPQVRAALLLALADRPPEQPGVWWPWDDRPFVLGEPVRRDGRVLGAVLIVSPTDRARSEVADHLALVILGSLAALVLVVIAVAAPVVRWVLRPVHDLDRATHEVALGRLKTRVSERVGAPELRRLANAFNVMADSMHASQEQQRAFVAQASHQLRNPLTALRLRVENLEEFVNDPRGLNELHFAVEEADRFGEMLDGLLRLARAEASEAERAPVDVSAVVRHRVDAWRAAFAGAGVPLTTRIPDGVSALSLPDCLDHALDTLLDNALKFGAGAPVDVSVHRTPVGADADADQGGAAVDDGDGQGANVAGRVADPAGEAVETVDVTVRDAGPGLTEEELSQAGGRFWRSPRHQNVRGTGLGLALTRMVVEAGGGELLLAAARPHGLSATVRLPAAPALPGEPV, from the coding sequence ATGCGCCGCCGACTTCTCGTCATCGTCTTCGCCCTGGTCGCGGGTCTGATCGTCGCGCTCAGCCTGCCCCTGGTGCGGGCCACCGCTGAGCGTACGGTCCAGACCTCGTTCATCGGGCGGGTCGAGGACGGCGCCTGGTTCGCGGACATGGCCGCCACCGCCCTGGAGTCGGGACGGACCGGCCGGCTGGAGGCCGCCGCCGACCGCTACGCGCACCTCTACGACTCACGCGTCGCGGTGGTCGACGCCGACAGCGAGACGGTGGTCGCCTCACGCCCCGTCGACCTGGCGGATCCGCAGGTGCGAGCGGCGCTGCTGCTCGCCCTCGCCGACCGGCCTCCCGAGCAGCCCGGCGTGTGGTGGCCGTGGGACGACCGGCCCTTCGTGCTGGGTGAGCCGGTCCGGCGCGACGGCCGTGTGCTGGGCGCCGTGCTGATCGTCTCTCCCACGGACCGGGCGCGTTCCGAGGTGGCCGACCATCTGGCGCTGGTGATCCTGGGCAGCCTCGCGGCACTCGTCCTGGTGGTGATCGCGGTCGCGGCGCCGGTGGTCCGCTGGGTGCTCCGCCCTGTTCACGACCTGGACCGGGCCACCCATGAGGTCGCCCTCGGGCGCCTGAAGACCCGGGTGTCGGAGCGGGTGGGCGCCCCCGAACTGCGCCGCCTCGCCAACGCCTTCAACGTGATGGCGGACAGCATGCACGCCTCCCAGGAGCAGCAGCGGGCGTTCGTGGCACAGGCCTCCCACCAGCTGCGTAATCCGCTGACCGCGCTGCGGCTGCGGGTGGAGAACCTGGAGGAGTTCGTGAACGACCCGCGCGGTCTGAACGAACTGCACTTCGCCGTGGAGGAGGCCGACCGGTTCGGCGAGATGCTCGACGGGCTGCTGCGGCTGGCCAGGGCGGAGGCGTCCGAGGCGGAACGCGCACCGGTCGACGTCTCCGCGGTGGTGAGACACCGGGTCGATGCCTGGCGAGCGGCCTTCGCCGGCGCGGGCGTCCCGCTCACCACGCGGATCCCCGACGGGGTGAGCGCGTTGTCCCTGCCCGACTGCCTCGACCACGCACTCGACACCCTGCTCGACAACGCGCTCAAGTTCGGCGCCGGCGCACCGGTCGACGTCTCGGTCCACCGCACCCCTGTCGGCGCCGATGCCGACGCGGACCAGGGAGGAGCGGCCGTCGACGACGGCGACGGCCAGGGCGCCAACGTCGCGGGGCGTGTGGCGGACCCTGCCGGGGAAGCGGTGGAGACGGTCGATGTGACGGTACGGGATGCCGGTCCCGGCCTGACCGAGGAGGAACTGTCCCAGGCGGGAGGGAGGTTCTGGCGCAGCCCACGCCACCAGAACGTCCGTGGCACGGGGCTCGGACTCGCGCTCACCCGCATGGTGGTGGAGGCGGGCGGCGGCGAGCTGCTCCTGGCAGCCGCGCGGCCACACGGACTCTCCGCCACGGTACGGCTGCCCGCCGCTCCCGCACTCCCCGGCGAGCCGGTGTGA
- a CDS encoding UDP-N-acetylglucosamine 1-carboxyvinyltransferase, whose product MADDYLVRIGKLIRDARQHRGWTQSQLAEALGTSQSAVNRIERGNQNISLEMIARIGEALDSEIVSLGYAGPMHLRVVGGRRLSGAIDVKTSKNACVALLCASLLNKGRTVLRRVARIEEVYRLLEVLGSIGVRTRWINGGVDLEIVPPAELELAAIDAEAARRTRSIIMFLGPLLHRMEHFKLPYAGGCDLGTRTIEPHMIALRRFGLDITATEGLYHAEVDRSVAPGRPIVLTERGDTVTENALLAAARHDGVTVIRNASSNYMVQDLCFFLEALGVRVEGIGTTTLTVHGVPHIDVDVDYSPSEDPVEAMSLLAAAVVTESELTVRRVPIEFLEIELAVLEEMGLDHDRSPEYFADNGRTRLVDLTARPSKLQAPIDKIHPMPFPGLNIDNVPFFAAIAAAAQGQTLIHDWVYDNRAIYLTDLNRLGGRLQLLDPHRVLVEGPTRWRAAEMMCPPALRPAVVVLLAMMAADGTSVLRNVYVINRGYEDLAERLNTVGAQIEIFRDI is encoded by the coding sequence ATGGCAGACGACTACCTCGTACGCATCGGCAAGCTCATCCGTGACGCACGGCAGCACCGTGGCTGGACGCAGTCGCAGTTGGCGGAGGCACTCGGCACGAGTCAGAGCGCGGTGAATCGTATCGAGCGCGGCAATCAAAACATCAGCCTTGAGATGATCGCTCGAATCGGTGAAGCCCTGGACAGCGAGATCGTCTCACTGGGGTACGCGGGTCCGATGCATCTGCGGGTGGTCGGCGGGCGTCGGCTGTCCGGCGCGATCGACGTGAAGACCAGCAAGAACGCGTGTGTCGCGCTGCTGTGCGCCTCCTTGTTGAACAAGGGGCGCACGGTGCTGCGCCGGGTGGCCCGGATCGAGGAGGTGTACCGCCTTCTGGAGGTGCTCGGCTCCATCGGTGTGCGCACCCGGTGGATCAACGGTGGTGTCGACCTGGAGATCGTGCCGCCGGCCGAGCTGGAGCTGGCCGCGATCGACGCGGAGGCGGCCCGCCGTACGCGGTCCATCATCATGTTCCTCGGCCCGTTGCTGCACCGTATGGAGCACTTCAAGCTGCCGTACGCGGGCGGTTGCGACCTCGGTACGCGGACGATCGAGCCGCACATGATCGCGCTGCGCCGGTTCGGTCTCGACATCACGGCCACCGAGGGGCTGTACCACGCCGAGGTCGACCGGTCCGTCGCCCCCGGCCGCCCGATCGTGCTGACCGAGCGCGGCGACACCGTCACCGAGAACGCCCTGCTCGCCGCCGCGCGCCACGACGGTGTGACCGTCATCCGCAACGCCTCGTCCAACTACATGGTCCAGGACCTGTGTTTCTTCCTGGAAGCGCTCGGCGTACGGGTGGAGGGCATCGGCACCACCACGCTGACCGTGCACGGGGTGCCGCACATCGACGTGGACGTCGACTACTCGCCCTCCGAGGACCCGGTCGAGGCGATGAGCCTGCTCGCCGCCGCGGTGGTCACGGAGTCCGAACTGACCGTGCGCCGGGTGCCCATCGAGTTCCTGGAGATCGAGCTGGCGGTCCTGGAGGAGATGGGCCTCGACCACGACCGTTCACCGGAGTACTTCGCCGACAACGGCCGTACGCGCCTGGTGGACCTCACCGCCCGGCCCTCCAAGCTCCAGGCACCGATCGACAAGATCCACCCCATGCCGTTCCCCGGCCTGAACATCGACAACGTCCCCTTCTTCGCGGCCATCGCCGCCGCCGCCCAGGGGCAGACCCTCATCCACGACTGGGTCTACGACAACCGAGCGATCTACCTGACCGACCTCAACCGCCTCGGCGGACGGCTGCAGCTGCTCGACCCGCACCGCGTCCTCGTCGAGGGCCCCACCCGCTGGCGCGCCGCCGAGATGATGTGCCCACCCGCCCTCCGCCCCGCCGTCGTCGTCCTCCTCGCGATGATGGCCGCCGACGGCACGTCCGTCCTGCGGAACGTCTACGTCATCAACCGCGGCTACGAGGACCTCGCGGAGCGCCTGAACACAGTGGGGGCGCAGATCGAGATCTTTCGGGATATCTGA
- a CDS encoding TAXI family TRAP transporter solute-binding subunit has product MEALTRLYPNYTQVLVRSDAGIDSLEDMKGKRVSTGAPGSGTEVIANRLLEAAGLDPAKDVSADRLGLPETVDALKDGTIDALFWSGGLPSGGITDLTTSLRKEVRFLDVTPQLPALIEEYGDVYQTGSIPKSVYNQPQDVPTIVVPNVLLVKKGFDPDLAAEIVNLVYEKKSDLERVNAAAAEIELDFAGLVTPVPLNPGAEKALKALDQNS; this is encoded by the coding sequence GTGGAGGCACTGACCCGGCTGTACCCGAACTACACCCAGGTACTGGTCCGGTCCGACGCGGGCATCGACTCCCTGGAGGACATGAAGGGCAAGCGCGTGTCCACCGGGGCCCCCGGTTCCGGCACGGAAGTGATCGCGAACCGGCTGCTGGAGGCCGCCGGGCTGGACCCGGCCAAGGACGTCTCGGCCGACCGTCTCGGCCTCCCGGAGACCGTGGACGCCCTGAAGGACGGCACGATCGACGCGCTGTTCTGGTCGGGCGGACTGCCCAGCGGCGGCATCACGGACCTCACCACCAGCCTCAGGAAAGAGGTCCGCTTCCTGGACGTTACACCGCAGCTGCCCGCTCTGATCGAGGAGTACGGCGATGTCTACCAGACGGGCTCCATCCCCAAGTCCGTATACAACCAGCCCCAGGACGTGCCCACGATCGTGGTACCGAACGTGCTGCTGGTGAAGAAGGGCTTCGACCCTGATCTCGCCGCCGAGATCGTCAACCTCGTCTACGAGAAGAAGAGCGATCTGGAGAGGGTGAACGCGGCCGCGGCGGAGATCGAACTCGACTTCGCCGGACTCGTCACCCCCGTCCCGCTGAACCCGGGTGCGGAGAAGGCGCTCAAGGCCCTGGACCAGAACTCCTGA
- a CDS encoding DUF475 domain-containing protein, which translates to MILRTFGWSFAVTAAGLAFAAWQWGWEAFGIVLILSVLEISLSFDNAVVNAGILKKMNAFWQKIFLTIGIMVAVFGMRLVFPVLIVAISAKVGPVEAVALAIDDPGRYEDLVTDAHPAIAAFGGMFLLMIFLDFVFEDRDTKWLAWLERPLAKLGRIDMLSVCVALIVLSVTAMTFATHAHVSTGHADKAATVLLSGVAGLITYLVVGGLSGYFEDKLEEEEGHEHEEEKAGAGGKPVSAVGLAGKAAFFLFLYLEVLDASFSFDGVIGAFAVTNHIFWMALGLGIGAMYVRSLTVYLVRQGTLDEYVYLEHGAHYAIGALAAILLVTIRHEVDEIITGLVGVVLIAASFLSSVRRNKALAAGGGRPTADERTAVSSGV; encoded by the coding sequence ATGATCTTGAGGACATTCGGCTGGTCGTTCGCCGTCACGGCGGCCGGCCTCGCCTTCGCCGCGTGGCAGTGGGGATGGGAGGCGTTCGGGATCGTACTGATCCTCTCGGTCCTGGAGATCTCGCTGTCCTTCGACAACGCGGTCGTCAACGCCGGAATCCTGAAGAAGATGAACGCCTTCTGGCAGAAGATCTTCCTCACCATCGGGATCATGGTCGCGGTGTTCGGCATGCGGCTGGTCTTCCCGGTCCTGATCGTCGCCATCAGCGCGAAGGTCGGTCCCGTCGAGGCCGTCGCGCTCGCCATCGACGACCCCGGCCGGTACGAGGACCTGGTCACCGACGCCCACCCGGCCATCGCGGCCTTCGGCGGTATGTTCCTGCTGATGATCTTCCTCGACTTCGTCTTCGAGGACCGTGACACCAAGTGGCTCGCATGGCTGGAGCGCCCGCTGGCCAAGCTCGGCAGGATCGACATGCTGTCGGTGTGCGTCGCACTCATCGTTCTGTCGGTGACCGCCATGACCTTCGCCACCCACGCGCATGTCAGCACGGGCCACGCGGACAAGGCGGCCACGGTCCTGCTCTCCGGCGTCGCCGGGCTGATCACCTACCTGGTCGTGGGCGGCCTGTCCGGATACTTCGAGGACAAGCTCGAAGAAGAGGAGGGGCACGAGCACGAGGAGGAGAAGGCGGGAGCCGGGGGCAAGCCGGTCTCGGCGGTCGGTCTCGCCGGCAAGGCCGCGTTCTTCCTCTTCCTGTACCTGGAGGTCCTGGACGCGTCCTTCTCCTTCGACGGTGTGATCGGCGCCTTCGCCGTCACCAACCACATCTTCTGGATGGCGCTCGGCCTCGGCATCGGCGCCATGTACGTCCGCTCCCTGACGGTCTACCTGGTCCGCCAGGGCACCCTGGACGAGTACGTCTACCTGGAGCACGGCGCCCACTACGCCATCGGTGCCCTCGCCGCGATCCTGCTGGTCACCATCCGGCACGAGGTCGATGAGATCATCACCGGCCTGGTCGGAGTGGTCCTGATCGCGGCCTCCTTCCTGTCCTCCGTACGCCGCAACAAGGCGCTCGCGGCCGGAGGAGGGCGGCCCACCGCGGACGAGAGGACAGCGGTCTCGTCCGGGGTGTGA
- a CDS encoding DUF4236 domain-containing protein has protein sequence MPLTFRKSFRILPGVRLNINKRSWSVTTGGRNGPRRTRSSTGRRTTSMDLPGPFGWRRTRSARRH, from the coding sequence ATGCCGCTCACGTTCCGCAAGAGCTTCCGCATCCTGCCGGGTGTGCGACTGAACATCAACAAGCGTTCCTGGTCCGTCACCACCGGCGGCCGCAACGGCCCGCGACGCACGCGCAGCAGCACGGGGCGCCGTACGACCTCGATGGATCTGCCCGGGCCCTTCGGCTGGCGCCGTACGCGCAGCGCCAGGCGCCACTGA
- a CDS encoding long-chain fatty acid--CoA ligase, whose product MSSAQSLLESRPVSVAHLFLSRVQATPDREAYRYPVPTGDGASGTEQWHSLTWAQTAERVKLIAAGLLALGVRPEERVAISSSTRVEWILADMGVMCAGAAATAVYPSTNGEETAYILADSGSRAIFVEDAAQLAKVVAHADRLPGLDHAILFDPRADAAAVEGLEVLSLAELEKRGTGYLEEHPDAVEAAVDAIDREQLATLIYTSGTTGSPKGVRLVHDCWSYQGVAQEVSGLLRPDDVQFLWLPLSHVFGKALISGQVRTGHVMAVDGRVDHIITNLPAVRPTVMASAPRIFEKVYNGIASRARAEGGAKYKIFLWAAQVARDYARARENTVAAGSRGVPLWLSVQHAVADRLVYGKIRAAFGGNLRGSVSGSAALAPDIGYFFSGAGVPVLEGYGLTETSAACTVNPADDLRVGTVGKPLPGTEIRIAEDGEILLRGPGVMRGYHNLPEKTGEVLESDGWFHTGDIGEVDRDGFVRITDRKKDLFKTSGGKYVAPTEIEGRFKAVCPFVSNVLVIGNGRNYCTALIALDETVIMPWAASHGLGDRSYAEVVSSPQVHELIDGFVQRVNGDLQRWQTIKKFSLLPRDLDVEHGELTPSLKVKRPVVEREYAESIEAMYEGSREA is encoded by the coding sequence GTGAGTTCCGCGCAGTCCCTTCTTGAGAGCCGCCCCGTTTCCGTGGCTCACCTCTTCCTCTCAAGAGTCCAGGCCACACCCGACCGGGAGGCCTACCGCTACCCCGTGCCGACCGGTGACGGCGCTTCCGGCACCGAGCAGTGGCACTCACTGACCTGGGCGCAGACAGCCGAGCGGGTCAAGCTGATCGCGGCCGGCCTTCTCGCGCTCGGGGTGCGGCCCGAGGAGAGGGTGGCGATCTCCTCCTCCACCCGTGTGGAGTGGATCCTGGCCGACATGGGCGTCATGTGCGCGGGCGCCGCCGCCACCGCCGTCTACCCCAGTACCAACGGCGAGGAGACGGCGTACATCCTCGCGGACTCCGGCAGCCGGGCGATCTTCGTCGAGGACGCCGCCCAGCTGGCCAAGGTGGTCGCCCATGCCGACCGCCTGCCCGGACTCGACCACGCGATCCTCTTCGACCCCCGAGCCGACGCGGCTGCCGTGGAGGGGCTGGAGGTGCTCTCCCTTGCCGAGCTGGAGAAACGCGGCACCGGGTACCTGGAGGAGCACCCTGACGCGGTCGAGGCAGCGGTCGACGCCATCGACCGGGAGCAGCTCGCGACCCTCATCTACACCTCCGGCACGACCGGCAGTCCGAAGGGCGTGCGCCTGGTCCACGACTGCTGGTCGTACCAGGGCGTCGCCCAGGAGGTCAGCGGGCTGCTGCGCCCCGACGACGTGCAGTTCCTCTGGCTGCCGCTGTCCCACGTCTTCGGCAAGGCGCTCATCTCCGGCCAGGTCAGGACCGGGCATGTGATGGCCGTGGACGGGCGTGTCGACCACATCATCACCAACCTGCCCGCCGTCCGTCCCACGGTGATGGCGTCCGCGCCGAGGATCTTCGAGAAGGTCTACAACGGCATCGCGAGCAGGGCGAGGGCCGAGGGCGGCGCCAAGTACAAGATCTTCCTCTGGGCGGCGCAGGTCGCCCGCGACTACGCCAGAGCGCGAGAGAACACCGTGGCGGCCGGGAGCCGCGGGGTCCCCCTGTGGCTCTCCGTCCAACACGCCGTCGCCGACCGGCTGGTGTACGGCAAGATCCGTGCCGCGTTCGGAGGCAATCTGCGCGGCAGCGTCTCGGGCAGCGCCGCGCTCGCCCCCGACATCGGCTACTTCTTCTCCGGCGCGGGCGTGCCCGTCCTCGAAGGCTACGGTCTGACCGAGACCAGCGCCGCCTGCACCGTCAACCCCGCCGACGACCTTCGCGTCGGCACCGTCGGCAAGCCCCTGCCCGGGACCGAGATCCGCATCGCGGAGGACGGCGAGATCCTTCTCAGAGGCCCCGGAGTCATGCGCGGGTACCACAACCTTCCGGAGAAGACCGGCGAGGTACTGGAGAGCGACGGCTGGTTCCACACCGGCGACATCGGCGAGGTCGACAGGGACGGCTTCGTCCGGATCACCGACCGCAAGAAGGATCTGTTCAAGACCTCGGGCGGCAAGTACGTGGCTCCCACGGAGATCGAGGGACGCTTCAAGGCCGTCTGTCCCTTCGTCAGCAACGTCCTGGTCATCGGCAACGGCCGCAACTACTGCACCGCCCTGATCGCCCTCGACGAGACCGTCATCATGCCGTGGGCGGCCTCCCACGGCCTCGGCGACCGCAGCTACGCGGAGGTCGTCTCCTCACCGCAGGTTCACGAGTTGATCGACGGCTTCGTCCAGCGCGTCAACGGCGACCTGCAACGGTGGCAGACGATCAAGAAGTTCTCCCTGCTGCCGCGTGACCTCGACGTGGAGCACGGTGAGCTCACCCCGAGCCTCAAGGTCAAGCGGCCTGTCGTGGAGCGCGAGTACGCCGAGTCCATCGAGGCCATGTACGAGGGGTCCCGCGAGGCGTGA
- a CDS encoding TAXI family TRAP transporter solute-binding subunit, translating into MRLGRVLAAALAGALLLAGCGGSDAPPRPSGEIKVATGNRGGVYADYGAGYAGLVERRLPDASARVLHTGGSVDNLRRVDAGQAQVGFTLADSAADAVAGSPPFSRKLPVVALAALYDNYVQLVVRAGSPVRSAKALRGLRVSVGSEGSGTALIAERVLKVAGLSPDGDLTALRLDVRESATALAEGRIDAFFWSGGLPTGAITELRRTTTIRLVDLGDVVGQLTRSYGELYTETTVPAVVYGAQSAVTTVSVPNFLVVRRDMPDSEAYWLTRLLYEGQSRLIRAHPEARRLDRRTAIATHPLELHPGAARWYRESHP; encoded by the coding sequence ATGCGGTTGGGACGCGTGCTCGCCGCCGCCCTCGCCGGGGCGCTGCTGCTCGCGGGGTGCGGTGGAAGCGACGCTCCGCCCCGCCCGTCCGGAGAGATCAAGGTGGCCACCGGCAACCGGGGCGGTGTCTACGCGGACTACGGGGCCGGCTATGCCGGCCTCGTCGAGCGCCGGCTGCCCGACGCCTCGGCACGGGTCCTGCACACCGGGGGCAGCGTGGACAACCTGCGCCGGGTGGACGCCGGCCAGGCGCAGGTCGGCTTCACCCTCGCCGATTCCGCCGCCGACGCCGTCGCCGGGAGCCCGCCCTTCTCCCGGAAACTGCCCGTGGTGGCGCTCGCCGCGCTCTACGACAACTACGTACAGCTGGTGGTCCGCGCGGGCAGCCCGGTGCGCAGTGCGAAAGCGCTGCGCGGGCTGCGGGTCTCCGTCGGGTCCGAGGGCTCCGGCACGGCGCTGATCGCCGAGCGCGTCCTGAAGGTCGCCGGGCTCTCCCCCGACGGTGACCTGACCGCGCTGCGGCTGGATGTGCGCGAGTCGGCGACGGCTCTGGCCGAAGGGCGGATCGACGCCTTCTTCTGGAGCGGCGGCCTGCCGACCGGAGCGATCACCGAGCTCCGCCGGACCACCACGATCCGCCTCGTCGACCTGGGCGACGTGGTCGGGCAGCTCACCCGGTCCTACGGCGAGCTCTACACCGAGACCACCGTGCCCGCCGTCGTCTACGGGGCGCAGAGCGCGGTGACCACGGTGAGCGTGCCCAACTTCCTGGTGGTGCGACGGGACATGCCCGACTCGGAGGCGTACTGGCTGACCCGGCTGCTGTACGAGGGGCAGTCACGGCTCATCCGGGCCCATCCGGAGGCCCGCCGCCTCGACCGGCGCACGGCGATCGCCACCCATCCGCTGGAGCTGCACCCCGGCGCCGCCCGGTGGTACCGCGAGTCGCATCCCTGA
- a CDS encoding TAXI family TRAP transporter solute-binding subunit has product MKHHKRTLRLAAAALAVGLLTTACGGGKQTENTAADTSGKGGRLTIATGPTTGVYYQIGGGLAKLISDNLDGYRATATTTGASVQNIQGLGAGTYDLAFSLLDTAGDAVQGKESFSSPRTWRH; this is encoded by the coding sequence ATGAAGCACCACAAGCGCACCCTGCGCCTCGCCGCCGCCGCTCTCGCCGTGGGTCTCCTCACCACCGCCTGCGGCGGCGGGAAGCAGACGGAGAACACGGCCGCCGACACCAGCGGAAAGGGAGGCCGGCTCACCATCGCTACCGGGCCCACCACCGGCGTCTACTACCAGATCGGCGGCGGACTCGCGAAGCTGATCTCCGACAACCTCGACGGCTACCGGGCCACCGCCACCACCACCGGCGCGTCCGTGCAGAACATCCAGGGCCTCGGGGCAGGCACCTACGACCTCGCCTTCTCCCTGTTGGACACCGCCGGCGACGCCGTGCAGGGCAAGGAGTCGTTCTCCTCCCCCAGGACGTGGAGGCACTGA